TGGTGAGTTAGCAGTCTTGGGCCACAACAATACTcaatactaacaacaataaatactttCTTTTACGCTCTAATTGCAGTTTGGCATCGGCAAGTCGCTTAGTATGTATCCATTTGTATGGCATTCGGTTGCATTGAGTTTGTTCAGCTCAATTATTGGACCGTTTGGCGGTTTCTTCGCTTCCGGCTTTAAGCGTGCATTTAAAATAAAGGTAATTAATTGCATGTAAATGACGTACGATTTATTTTCATACCCTATTGAGTTTACCATGGTGTTTGCAATACTCAGAAGGAaacttcggagaccctataaagtaacTATATACAACGAAAGCTCTATTTAACGGACACTCTATTAAGCAGACAACTCCATTAACCATGCACGTTGGCCGGTTTCAACATATTTTGATACCTATTAAGAGaaatctattaagcggacaactctattaaccGTACAGAAATGTTGTCCGCTTATGGGagatttaatatttgtataatcttttgagtttttaaaatttagatttgaaattttgcacacgtcattTTCTACCCAAAAAACCGttaatttgtcgaaatcgccgttaccggaccattatagcatatagctgtcatacaaactgaccgatcgaaatcaagttcttgtatagaaaactttttaatttaacaagatatcttcacaaaatttggcacagattattgtctAAGCCAACGCTACATTCTTCGAaggaattgttcagattggatcaTCATAtattatagctgtcatacaaactaaccgataaaaatcaagttcttgtatggaaaattttttttattgacaagctatcttcacgaaattttgcataaataattcCCCAAGGGACCGTTACAATCTACggagaaatttttcagatcagaccactatagcatatagctgccatacaaaatggcctatcaaaatcaatataatatatgtacatcctTTTATGCTTAATGAAATACACCTGTGAATGGTGCAtgtgtttcttcttcttctttttttattgttattaattgttGCCTTCATTCCACAGGACTTTGGTGATATGATACCCGGTCAtggcggtattatggatcgttTCGATTGCCAATTCTTAATGGCCACATTTGTGAATGTTTACATTTCCAGTTTTATAAGAACGCCAGCACCATCCAAGATATTGACACAGGTGCGTTACATGTTgcttttgatatatttttgattaataaaatttatgaaaaattttcaattctctCTGCCAGATCTATAACTTGAAACCGGAGCAGCAATTGCAAATTTTCCAATCACTCAAAGAAAGTCTTGGCGACTTGATAACCAACTAGAGATTTtgcaaaaactattaaatttaaGCGTATACTATactgacaaaacaaaaacaacaaaaacacatatacGAATACTACATATTTGTTAAAGAATGATATCAATAATTtagctatttgtttatttgtattataaatattgaatgcgTTGTTCATATATAAGttcttttaacttaaaaaaacataaaaacgtGTAAACAAATCAGCGGTCGTAACTGTTAATGCGAATTTCATGCATATGAAGTTGAAAGAAAATGAACGTCCGCCAGACGCGCCAATGTAGTGGGTATTTTGTGCAGCgctgtttggaaaattattttaaaataattttttaacgcAGCACtgtttgcaaacaaaaatttataaatataatttttaatttttttataaatataaattaaaaaaaaaaaatattaaacatattttttttaaatagatacatatatatttttttaaatatcaatttttttatttttttttcttttctttttttataaatataaataaaaaaaaatttaatattttttttaatatatacaatttttaaatatctattttttttttatttttttttttaataaatttttttctttattttttttataatttttttttccttaaatttttaaaaattgttgcttGACACCGCGACAAACTAAAGCTTCCTTTAGACTAATAATAATTAAGTTCAAGATGAAATTAGACTAAGTGTGTGTGCTTTTGGACGTATTTCAACACCTTATGGTAAATTGGCGTTTTCtctaaaaacagaaacaacacACGGAACATTCAATAATAGTTGTTGTTTAAGTACATTTGTAGCATTTTAGTCATTTACAGTTATTATgaatatagttattttttttacatgctTTTCTTCGCCGTTAGTTGTTTGCTGCGAGATAAGAAGAGCATAACTCATTTGAAGGTTATAAAGAAAAAGAGCTGAAAAGAAAGAATTGAGTTTACAattgtttaaagaaaaagtgaaaagtgaggAAATATTCGTTTTAAACAACTTGTGGTTACTAATGGTATTAGCATTTAATTACTATATtgttttaaagttaatttttttcttcattaattttatttaatttttttgtcattattttttaattaatttttttttttttaatatttattatttattttttttttctttattattttaatttaattttttttatcataattttttaattttaattttttagttgaattcgttttaattgttttttaatttgcaatttattaaattaattttttttaatttcaaatttttttattttaaattttattaaatttaatttttatctttttattttttttttttattaattttaatttatttttttatcataattttttaattttaatattttaactaaattttttttttttttttaattttagatatttttatttttttctgtaattttcattttttttttgtattttattttttaattatatttaatttttaattaattttttttcgtcatttttttctttttcactttgattttctttttttttaattttcatttttttttatataaattaaactcTTGTATTGATCTTCTCAAATTAGCTTagtaaaattgaacaaaacTCCTTTGTGTGGTGAAAAACATAACAAACCATCGACAAAATATgcgtgtttttaatttttaagcttaacagtgaaatttaaaacatatgtataaagagcATAAACATAAAAACTAGGCTAATTGGCTTGTTAAAATCTATTAATTGAGGCATATGTGAGTGTCATGTCCTCTTGTTTGGTATACTAGGGTGTGTCCAAAATTGTACCGTTAGCGAAATAGTTCTAAAAAAGTGGTGagcatagaaaataaattatttatgtattactGAAAAATCCACTAAAGCTGGGCATAAGCGAATGCTGGCTTAATGAAGCAACTGCGAGTGGTGGATTTCGGTAATATTGTGGTTTGTTAAAGACAAAACTCCGCAAAAGGCCCGCAAAACAAAATTCGAGCTGTGGATTGATATTTCGCCTAACTACTACTACTTGTTtatgcttaaaaaataaaaataaaaaataaatgaaaaataaagtttagGTTCATTTTACATCTCacacttaaatatataaatatgtatgcacacatacttatatagtacACATACATTTCCGCTGATTGTTatgtttcaatttaataaagaaGCTAGTGCAATACTTAGACTAAATcgtatcatacatacatacatacttatggtACAACCCACCACTGGGGATGTACAAGAACAAATGCGATGTTGgagtggaaaaaaaaattaagaaaaaattagttttagtttttttaactttaatatttttaatataaaagagAATTACAGCCGTTTTTTagtcaatattatattaaatcagTTGTTAATATATactaattacatacatacatacatatatgtataaaaaagcatacacaaaaacatataaacacacatataaaatacaaaaacaattcaattgaAATATAATTCTGCATAGAACATTTAACTTATGTCTGCATGTCATTGAtgttaattgaaaacaaaagcaaaaacaaacagtAAGTAACAAATGCTATGGCACTTGAGACAATTTCGAAAAGTatattttaggaaaaatattGTGAAGTGAACGAGTCAGACTTTAAGCATGAAATTGTGTTAAATAATTGAAAGTCggcacaaaaatattgattatgcTAAGTAGTGTTGTTGTAAAGTAATGCAACTCATGTGCAGGGCTGCAAAGAATGcagtaaaaagtaattaaatgaacataaaaaaaacattttatttttactttgttaTCGCtaaaatcttatttaaaaatcaattttaattatattttttattataattttattaattttcactaattattaattaagaatttaaattttattaattaaaaaaaattattttaatttttaatcacaaaatcgaactaaaaatttgaattattctgattaattaattcaacaatttaattttaatttacattaattattaatttagaaaaaatgtaaaacttaatttttaatcccaaaatctagttaaaaattaaaaattttaatcattccaattaattaattaattataaaaattttcattaattatgaagtttagaaaattcaaattttattaattttcagtaattattaatttagaaaaaaatttaattttaaaattctttgcttaattaaaaaaaattttgattttaatttttactctcAAAAACGAATTAATCACAAAATCTAAGATTTAATTCACAAaatcgaattaaaattttaaaattttgatcattaaatttttaattaatacttaatgacattttaatttttaatcccagTAGCTTAAATTTAATTCCTAAAATtggaatcaaaaatttaaaacgtaatttttaaactcaaatttgaaatgaaaaaccgaaaatctaatttttaaccaattttttttttattgaaaaaatcgcTACCCTGCTCTTGGGCATagcattatttaaataattggacagaattgtgttgttgttgttgtgaatatTTAGGAAAACTGTGGAAAGCAATATAATTTGTAGCAAAAACTGCATTCTTATTGAATTTANNNNNNNNNNNNNNNNNNNNNNNNNNNNNNNNNNNNNNNNNNNNNNNNNNNNNNNNNNNNNNNNNNNNNNNNNNNNNNNNNNNNNNNNNNNNNNNNNNNNNNNNNNNNNNNNNNNNNNNNNNNNNNNNNNNNNNNNNNNNNNNNNNNNNNNNNNNNNNNNNNNNNNNNNNNNNNNNNNNNNNNNNNNNNNNNNNNNNNNNNNNNNNNNNNNNNNNNNNNNNNNNNNNNNNNNNNNNNNNNNNNNNNNNNNNNNNNNNNNNNNNNNNNNNNNNNNNNNNNNNNNNNNNNNNNNNNNNNNNNNNNNNNNNNNNNNNNNNNNNNNNNNNNNNNNNNNNNNNNNNNNNNNNNNNNNNNNNNNNNNNNNNNNNNNNNNNNNNNNNNNNNNNNNNNNNNNNNNNNNNNNNNNNNNNNNNNNNNNNNNNNNNNNNNNNNNNNNNNNNNNNNNNNNNNNNNNNNNNNNNNNNNNNNNNNNNNNNNNNNNNNNNNNNNNNNNNNNNNNNCTATTGCACCTGTATGACCAAATGAttttgcatacatttgtatttttttaaatttttttctgccaCTCAAGCGAATCATACTCATTTCCAGGGCAATGCCAATTTACCCGTTTCATGCACCCGCACCAAGCGCTCATTCGGCGTATAGTACTTAGTCGGCGGTGGAGGTGGCGCTTTGATGGTTAAAATGCCATCGGAGGAAAGATTCGAAATCACATCGTTGGCATTGAAACCGCGTGGCAGTAAGTATTTACGTATAAAGTGGCGTTCCACAAGTCCATTGCCATCATTTCGCTTCTCATGATTGCCCTGCACGATCACATAGTCATCGTTGGTCTTCACCACAATCTCGTGCGGCTTAAATTGACGCACATCAATGTCCACTTGAAAGCCCTTCTCGTCCACATGCACCCGCTCGCCCGCATAGTAATTCTCCCAACGCATCGGATAACGCCAGTCCAGCATTGAGGATTGTATTAACTGATTGCGCACGCGACGCGTAACCAAGTCGTCCAATGGACGCAGCAAACGTTCCGTTGAGGGCCACCACAAACGCGCATCGTCCCAGAGGTAGGGGTATAGATGAAAATCATATGGTGGATAGTAACTTGGGCGGTCGAGTTCACGCGCGTAACTGCCATACGTGGTTGGCACGAGCGTCATTTTTTCCGTTtgctcttattttattttggtgAATGGAACTTCGAATTGAAATACTTGTTGGTCCTCTGCtagcaattaaatttataaaatttttgttagtaAAATTTGGCCTTTTATACTCTGCAGCGTGGCGTCGTCTTATTGCACTTTGCGTCCGACGTCATTGCCATGAATTTGGGTCGGCGCTGATAGGGCCTGATGGAAATGTGCCAGTTGGTGTATGTCTATAatcatttttctattttatgaatatttgcaTGATAACTGGCCAACTCTATTTGAGTTTtcagatcggatgactatatcatatagctgccagaCAAACTTATcgaccaaaatcaagttcttgtaaggagtcttttgcatttgtgaagcTTTGGTGCAAgcgaaattaaagttttttcttgtttttgtaaagtttttattatattttttcgaaattggcttgtactttgataattttttataacataatatatgtataactcaaTCCGATTTTCGAATTATTATTCGAAAACTAACGTGTATCTCAAATCTTAATCCGAAATTGATTCGATTTTCGAAAAGTTTACCCGAAATTACGCTCCCTAGCACATTTTagcatttcgaaattaattttcgaaaaaatattcaaaagtaaGTATTCTGAAGTAAGTATTAACTAATCGAGAACCCAATCCTTAACTTGATACGATTGGTAACCGTATTTTCCAGTAACCATCCGAAAAACATACGCTTCATTTATCTCTCTCGCGAATTGTtagaatttttatatgaaaatcaaaagttcagtttcaaaaatattcgcaTAAACTGCATTCGGCCATTCCGTTGAATCAGTATTTATAGTTGGCCTCGATTGTTTTTCAGCATTCATTCCTAGTGTAACATAATCCATTTTccggaaattcaaaaataatttgatttataaAGTTCGAACATATATTTAACCCTAAGTGTTATGGAATAGAATTAGAAAATTCGTTATCATAAGTAAATTCTAATTGAATTGCGAACAAATCTAAAGAAAAAACTTCTTCATCATTTCCATTTGAGAGACTATCCCtaaaaatataatgatttttattttgaaagatcTTGGAAGGATTGTAGATGAAATCTTGGGCAGCTCTTGTATTTCTTTAGCTTGCTCTGCGTCCccaatgcgacaattttgttacGTACCCATTGCGCCAAAAATGGGcttcattgctgaacaaaatttggctcgaaaacgtcggatcttcttgtaACTTTTCGAGAAGAAGTGATGTAGCTTGGGAAAGGCCTAATcattccatatgtcagtccgagttgctgtgaaCGGCGCCGAATAGACGCTCTACGGTCTTCGTTACTCTTCGTCGCTTCTGGACGTCATCTATTTGatcaaataatattcaataatgaatgctgggtctcaaggtgggtgatggtgttgcaaatagtacgctcagtaggccaatTAGGTTGACCTtgagttgagcgaagcgcgcgaaacataagtattttttacagaacgtgaatttttataattatgaaCGGTGTTCAGGCCTAAGGCGATTGAAAaatgtacctctacttggatcacccgttatctatgataaaatttcatatttttagttctgattaattcataatttttaggaaaaaaatagcTTGTCGTAAGAATTACTACATAGTATCTCTGAGTGTTCGATATTTATGCTTAATATCATTACTTAAGGAAACGTAAGCGGCGCAGATTTGGCAGCTGCCAGTTAGCAATGATTCATCCGGGAAGCACACAGTCGTTAACGTAATTTAAGGGCACTTTGCCATCGCACAAGGAAAGTATTTACGAAAATAGAAAATGAAAGTAAGag
This genomic stretch from Bactrocera dorsalis isolate Fly_Bdor chromosome 5, ASM2337382v1, whole genome shotgun sequence harbors:
- the LOC125778585 gene encoding heat shock protein 27, whose protein sequence is MTLVPTTYGSYARELDRPSYYPPYDFHLYPYLWDDARLWWPSTERLLRPLDDLVTRRVRNQLIQSSMLDWRYPMRWENYYAGERVHVDEKGFQVDIDVRQFKPHEIVVKTNDDYVIVQGNHEKRNDGNGLVERHFIRKYLLPRGFNANDVISNLSSDGILTIKAPPPPPTKYYTPNERLVRVHETGKLALPWK